The nucleotide sequence GGGAAAACTCTCTCGCACCTGGTCGAGGTCATGCAGCACGGCGATGATCGTTCGTCCTTCGCCATGCCATCCCACCACCACCCTCAGAAGGTCGGCCGTGGTCTTGGCGTCGATTGCCGTGAAGGGCTCGTCGAGCAGAATGACAGGACAGTCTTGCAGCAGCATGCGGGCGAACAAGACCCGTTGAAACTGCCCCGCGGACAAGGAGGCAATCGGCCGTCGACCGAAGCCATCGAGACCGACGGCCACCAGCGCTTTCTCGGCTTGCCGCCGCAGGGTACGCGTGATCGGGCGGAACAGACCGGTGGTGCGCCAGTGACCCAGCAACACCGTCTCGATGACCGAAATCGGGAAACTGCGGTCGATCTCTGCCTGCTGGGGCAGATAGGCAATATCCCTCTGGCACAGGCCGTTGCGTTCCAAGTGGCCCTCAAGAGGCGCCAGGAGACCGATCAGTCCCTTGAGCAAGGTGCTCTTGCCTGATCCATTGGGGCCGACCAGCGCCGTCAACGAACCGGTTGCGAAGCTGCCGGTCAGGTGATGCACGGCCGGATGGCGGTCGTATCCCAGGGTGACGTCGTGGAGGGAAAAGGCGGTTGTCATGGCAGCCACCCCATTGCCCAGGCCGCGGCGACCCACAGCAGGGTCGCGAGGGTACCAGCCCAAACAAGCTGAACGGCCACGCCACTGCCTAGAGGCGAGACGGCACGTCCGAACCGCGTCTCTCCCGCGGAGCCCTTGATTCTGATTGGCCTGCGCATTGATGGGGAAAACGCTTTTCCCACTCGGCCGGCGTCCCGCATGGTCCCTCCTGATGTCTATGATTAATGATAAGCTAATATCAATAAAGAACCTTGTCAAACACCCCAGCGACGGTTGCCGTGAAACATTCATCCATCCCGCCCGCCGCCTCTGATTCGCACCCCGCGTCCCGATCTGTTAAAAATTCGTCATTCGGCTACAAGCAGCCATCCCCAAACCCTGAACATTGTAGTGAACAGTCCGGCCTGAAAGGTGCAGCGTGATCGAGGTCGAGGGTCTCACCCGAAAGTATGGTGATCTGGTGGCGGTGGACGACGTCTCCTTTTCCATCGGGAAAGGGGAGGTGGTCGGCCTTCTGGGGCACAACGGCGCCGGCAAGACCACCATCATGCGCATGCTCACGGGGTACATCGAGCCCACCGCGGGGTCGGTGGTCATCGACGGCATGGCGGTTTCCGAGGAGCGCCTGAGCATCCAGCGCAGGTTGGGTTACCTGTCGGAGAACGCGCCGCTCTATCCGGACATGTCGGTGGTGCGCTACCTGGAGTACGTGGCGGACCTGCGCGGGGTGGCGCCCGCCGAACGGCCGGCGGCGCTGCGGCGGGCGCTGGAGCGGACGTGGCTGGCGGACCGGGCGCTGGATCCGGTGGGGACGCTGTCCAAGGGCTACAAGCAGCGGCTGGGAGTGGCCCAGGCCATCGTGCACGAGCCGGAGATCCTGATTCTCGACGAGCCCACCAACGGTCTGGACCCGGCACAGATCTTCCAGATGCGCTCGCTGGTGAGCGACCTGAGCGAGAACGCCACCATCATCGTTTCCACGCACATCCTCCAGGAGGTGGAGGCGGTGTGCGAGCGGGTGATCATCATGGTGCAGGGGCGCATCGCGGTGGACGCCCGGTTGAGCGAGCTGCAACAGTCCAACCGGCTGGTGGTGGGGCTCGCCAATCCCTCCGACGACGCGGCCGGCCGTCTGGGCGAGATCCCCGGAGTGGCCGAGGTCCTGCCGGCGGAGGGCCCGCGCGGCGAGACCTACGCGCTGGAGCTCGAAGCCGCCACGGACGAGGTGGCTCCCGGCGTCGCCCGGGCGGCGGTGGAAGGCGGCTGGCAGCTCTACCGCCTGAGCGAGCAGGCGCGCACCCTGGAGAGCGTGTTCCGCGAAGTGTCGGAGAGAGGCAGCCATGGCAGGTAGCATCTGGAGCATCGCCAAGAAGGAGTTTTCCACCTACTTCGCGTCGCCGGTGGCGTTCATCTTCCTGGGGACGTTCTCGGCGGTGTGCCTGTTCATCTTCTTCTGGGTCGAACAGTTCTTCTCGCGCAACATCGGCGACGTGCGTCCGCTGTTCGAGTGGATGCCGACCCTGCTGATCTTCCTGAGCGCCGCGCTGACCATGAAGATGTGGAGCGAGGAGCGGCGCATGGAGACCCTGGAGTTCCTCTTCACCATGCCGGTGAAGACGCTCCACCTGGTGCTGGGCAAGTTCCTCGCCTGCATGGGACTGGTGGCCATCGCGCTGGCGCTCACCGTGGGGGTGCCCGCGACCGTGTCGTTCATGGGCCCGCTGGACTGGGGTCCGGTGCTGGGAGCGTACGTCGCGTCGCTGCTGCTGGCGGCGGCCTACTGCGCCATCGGCCTGTACATCAGCGCGCGCAACGAGAGCCAGATCGCGAGCCTCATCCTCACCACGGTGATCGGCTTCGTCTTCTATCTCCTGGGCTCGCTGACCTTCGGTTCCCTGGTGGGCAATCAATGGGCGGAATACCTGGGTCTGGCGGCCACGGGGGTACGCTTCGAGTCCATTACCCGGGGGATCCTGGACCTGCGGGACGTCTACTACTACGTCAGCGTCGTGGGCGTCTTCCTCGCCCTGAACGTCTTCTCGCTGGAACGGCTGCGCTGGTCCAGGGAAGGGCAGAAGCCGCGCCACCGGGCATGGCGGCTGGTCACGGCCCTGGTCATCGTCAACTTCGTGCTGGCCAACTTCTGGTTGCAACGCGGCGTGACGGTGCGCGCCGACCTGACCGCGGACCAGGACTACTCCATCTCCCAGGCCACCCGCGACCTCGTCGCCCAGTTGCAGGAGCCGCTGCTCATCCGCGGCTACTTCAGCGCCCGGACGCACCCGTTGCTGACCCCCCTGATCCCGCGCATCCGCGACACCATTCGCGAGATCGAGTCCATCAGCGGCGGCCGCGTGCGCGCCGAGTTCGTCGACCCGCGGGAGGAACCCGGTCTCGAGGAGGAAGCCAACCAGCGCTTCAACATACGTCCGACCCCCTTTCGCACCGTCGACCGTTATCAGAACTCGCTGGTCAACTCCTACTTCGACCTGCTGCTCCAGTACGGCGACAAGCACGAGGTGCTGCGCTTCAGCGACCTGATCGAGGTCAAGAGCGGCAGGACGGGAACGCGGGTACGCCTGCGCAATCTCGAGTACGACCTCGCCCGCGGCATGAAGAGGGTGCTGTACGGCTTTCAGGACATCGGCGCGCTCTTCGCCGGCATCGCTCAGCCGGTGGAGTTCGAGGCGTATGTTTCGCCCGCGGAGAAGCTGCCCGAGTCCATGGCGGTCTTCCGCAGGCAGTTGCTGATCTCGCTGCGGGAGTTGCGCAAGGAGTCGGACGGGAAGCTCAAGTATGCCGTCGTCGATCCGGAGGCCGAGGGCGGCGTGGTGGCGCGGCAGCTCGCGGAGCGTCACGGGTTTCGCCCCATGTCCCTGGGTCCCCTCGATCCCAAGAAGTTCTATTTCTACATGCTGATGAAGAACAACGGCACCACGGTACAGGTGCCTCTGCCGGAGAAGCTCAACCAGGAGGCCATCCGGCGCAGCATCGAGGGGGCGCTCCGGCGCCTGGCTCCGGGCTTCATCAAGACCATCGGCATACACGTGCCGCCGCTGCGGCCGCCACAGCAGCCGGGGATGCGCCCCCGGCCTCCGGAGCGCGGCTTCCGGTTCCTGGCGCAGAAGCTGCAGGAGAACTACCGCGTCGAGCTGGTGGACATGAAGTCCGGAGTGGTGCCGGAGAACGTGGACCTGCTGCTGCTGGCGGCGCCCGCGGATTTCACGGCCAAGCAGCGGTTCGCCGTCGACCAGTTCCTGATGAAGGGCGGCTCCGTGGCGCTCCTGACCTCGCCCTATGCCGTCACGCGGACCGAGGCCGGCCTGGCCGCCAAGCCTCATGCCTCCGGCCTCGAACCGTTGCTCGAGCACTACGGCGTGACCGTGCGGGAGGCTCTGGTGCTGGATCCGCAGAACGAACCCTTTCCGGTGACCGTGAACCGGAAGGTGGGAACCTTCACGGTGCGGGAACTCCAACTCGTGCCCTACCCCTATTTCGTCGATGTACGGGGTCGAGGCCTCAACGAAGACAACCCCATCACGGCCCGGTTGCCCCAGTTGACCCTGAGCTGGGCGTCGCCGCTGTCGCTTCCCGACGACGAGGCCGGGGGCGTCCGCGCGACGCCGCTGCTCTCCAGCTCCGGCGAGTCCTGGGTGTCCGACTCCTTGAAGGTGCACCCCGACTACAAGCTCTACCCCAAGCTGGGGTTCGAGCGCGAGGGACAGCCCGGGGCACAGGTGCTGGCCGCGGTGTTGGAAGGGGTCTTCCGCTCCTATTTCGCGGACAAGGAGTCGCCGTTGCTGGCCGGGGACGAGGAGGAGAAGCCGGAGGGGGCGGCGGACGCCGCGCCCGCGCGGGAAGCGGCCGAAGAGGAGCCGGAGCCGGTGGTGACGGGTCTGATCGACAAGTCGGCGGAATCGGCGCGCATCATCCTCGTCGGCTCCAACGACGCGTTCACCGACCAGACGCTGCAACTCTCCCGCGCCGCTGCCAACGACCGCTTCGTCAACTCGCTGCAGTTCATGGAGAACGTGGTGGACTGGGCGTTGGAGGACCGGGCGCTGCTGTCCATCCGCAGCCGTGCCCGCTTCGCGCGCACGCTGGTTCCCATGACGCGGGAGCAAAAGGCGTTCTGGGAGTATCTCAACTACGCTTTGGTGCTGGCGGGTCTCGCGCTGGTCTACGGCGGCCACCGCTACCATTTGCGGCGCGCGCGGGACCGCTACCACCGGATGCTGGCGGTCCTGTAGGGGCGACCTGCGGTCGCCCGTCCGTGCTTACTGCCGCTCCCGCCGCACGGAGCGGCCGGGACGGTGCTGTCGATACGGAGAGGTCTTAGCGTGAGTCGATCTATCAAGTTCCTGCTGCTGTTGTTGGTGCTTCAGGCGGGACTCGTGGCGTGGGTCCATCTGGAGGGAGACGCGCCCGACCCGTTCAAGGCCGACACACCGCTCGTGGCCGTGGACATGGACAGCGCGGATACGGTCACCATCGAACAGCCGCGGGAACGGCTCCTGCGCCTGACGCGCAAGGGCGAGGGGTGGGTGTTGCCGGACAAGAGCGACTTCCCCGTGTTGCCCGCGAAGTTCGAGCAGTTCACGGACAAGCTCCTGGGCGCCAAACGGTCGTGGCCGGTGGGGCGGACGATGGTGGGGGCCCGGCAGTTCAAGGTGACGCTGGACGAGTTCGAGAGGCGGGGGCGTTTCCTCAAGGGAGAGACGGTGCTGGGCGACGTCTTCCTGGGTTCGTCCCCGGGCTTCCGCAAGGTGCACGCGCGTCTCGATG is from Deltaproteobacteria bacterium and encodes:
- a CDS encoding ABC transporter ATP-binding protein, translated to MIEVEGLTRKYGDLVAVDDVSFSIGKGEVVGLLGHNGAGKTTIMRMLTGYIEPTAGSVVIDGMAVSEERLSIQRRLGYLSENAPLYPDMSVVRYLEYVADLRGVAPAERPAALRRALERTWLADRALDPVGTLSKGYKQRLGVAQAIVHEPEILILDEPTNGLDPAQIFQMRSLVSDLSENATIIVSTHILQEVEAVCERVIIMVQGRIAVDARLSELQQSNRLVVGLANPSDDAAGRLGEIPGVAEVLPAEGPRGETYALELEAATDEVAPGVARAAVEGGWQLYRLSEQARTLESVFREVSERGSHGR
- a CDS encoding ABC transporter ATP-binding protein; this translates as MTTAFSLHDVTLGYDRHPAVHHLTGSFATGSLTALVGPNGSGKSTLLKGLIGLLAPLEGHLERNGLCQRDIAYLPQQAEIDRSFPISVIETVLLGHWRTTGLFRPITRTLRRQAEKALVAVGLDGFGRRPIASLSAGQFQRVLFARMLLQDCPVILLDEPFTAIDAKTTADLLRVVVGWHGEGRTIIAVLHDLDQVRESFP
- a CDS encoding Gldg family protein produces the protein MAGSIWSIAKKEFSTYFASPVAFIFLGTFSAVCLFIFFWVEQFFSRNIGDVRPLFEWMPTLLIFLSAALTMKMWSEERRMETLEFLFTMPVKTLHLVLGKFLACMGLVAIALALTVGVPATVSFMGPLDWGPVLGAYVASLLLAAAYCAIGLYISARNESQIASLILTTVIGFVFYLLGSLTFGSLVGNQWAEYLGLAATGVRFESITRGILDLRDVYYYVSVVGVFLALNVFSLERLRWSREGQKPRHRAWRLVTALVIVNFVLANFWLQRGVTVRADLTADQDYSISQATRDLVAQLQEPLLIRGYFSARTHPLLTPLIPRIRDTIREIESISGGRVRAEFVDPREEPGLEEEANQRFNIRPTPFRTVDRYQNSLVNSYFDLLLQYGDKHEVLRFSDLIEVKSGRTGTRVRLRNLEYDLARGMKRVLYGFQDIGALFAGIAQPVEFEAYVSPAEKLPESMAVFRRQLLISLRELRKESDGKLKYAVVDPEAEGGVVARQLAERHGFRPMSLGPLDPKKFYFYMLMKNNGTTVQVPLPEKLNQEAIRRSIEGALRRLAPGFIKTIGIHVPPLRPPQQPGMRPRPPERGFRFLAQKLQENYRVELVDMKSGVVPENVDLLLLAAPADFTAKQRFAVDQFLMKGGSVALLTSPYAVTRTEAGLAAKPHASGLEPLLEHYGVTVREALVLDPQNEPFPVTVNRKVGTFTVRELQLVPYPYFVDVRGRGLNEDNPITARLPQLTLSWASPLSLPDDEAGGVRATPLLSSSGESWVSDSLKVHPDYKLYPKLGFEREGQPGAQVLAAVLEGVFRSYFADKESPLLAGDEEEKPEGAADAAPAREAAEEEPEPVVTGLIDKSAESARIILVGSNDAFTDQTLQLSRAAANDRFVNSLQFMENVVDWALEDRALLSIRSRARFARTLVPMTREQKAFWEYLNYALVLAGLALVYGGHRYHLRRARDRYHRMLAVL